One stretch of Variovorax sp. 54 DNA includes these proteins:
- the maiA gene encoding maleylacetoacetate isomerase, with product MKLHNYFRSSASFRVRIALQLKGLDYDYVPVHIARGDHRTGPFSAISADMLVPLLEDEGERFSQSMAIIEYLDEVHPEPALLPTDPVGRAHVRALAQSIACEIHPLNNLRVLKYLVKELKVDDEAKNTWYRHWVREGLLSFERQLAQHPGGTYCWGDTPTMADCCLVPQIFNGRRFDCDFSGLPRTMAAFDACMKLDAFQRAQPSQSPDAEA from the coding sequence ATGAAGCTGCATAACTATTTCCGCTCCTCCGCCTCGTTCCGCGTCCGCATCGCCCTTCAACTGAAGGGCCTCGATTACGACTACGTGCCCGTGCACATCGCGCGCGGCGACCACCGCACCGGCCCCTTCTCGGCGATCTCGGCCGACATGCTCGTGCCGCTGCTCGAAGACGAAGGCGAGCGCTTCTCGCAGTCGATGGCCATCATCGAATACCTCGACGAAGTGCACCCCGAGCCGGCGCTGCTGCCGACCGACCCCGTGGGCCGCGCCCATGTGCGCGCGCTGGCGCAGTCGATCGCCTGCGAGATCCATCCGCTGAACAACCTGCGCGTGCTCAAGTACCTCGTGAAGGAACTGAAGGTCGACGACGAAGCCAAGAACACCTGGTACCGCCACTGGGTGCGCGAAGGCCTGCTGTCGTTCGAGCGCCAGCTCGCGCAGCACCCGGGCGGCACCTACTGCTGGGGCGACACGCCGACCATGGCCGACTGCTGCCTCGTGCCGCAGATCTTCAACGGCCGCCGCTTCGACTGCGACTTCAGCGGCCTGCCGCGCACCATGGCCGCCTTCGACGCCTGCATGAAGCTCGACGCCTTCCAGCGCGCGCAGCCCTCGCAGTCGCCCGACGCGGAAGCCTGA